The Trichosurus vulpecula isolate mTriVul1 chromosome 4, mTriVul1.pri, whole genome shotgun sequence genome contains a region encoding:
- the PIGC gene encoding phosphatidylinositol N-acetylglucosaminyltransferase subunit C: MANTRVAGWQKVLYERQPFPDNYVDRRFLEELRKNISARKYQYWSVVFESGVVIQQLCSVCVFVVIWWYMDEGLLAPQWLFGTGLASSLIGYVLFDFIDGGAGRKKSGRTRWADLKSALVFITFTYGFSPVLKTLTESVSTDTIYAMSVFMLLGHLIFFDYGANAAIVSSTLSLNMAIFASVCLASRLPRSLHAFIMVTFAIQIFALWPMLQKKLKACTPRSYVGVTLLFAFSALAGLLTISGVGAILFALLLVSISCLCPYYLIRLQLFKENIHGPWDEAEIKEDLSRFLT, from the coding sequence ATGGCCAACACCAGAGTAGCAGGGTGGCAGAAGGTGCTGTATGAGCGTCAGCCCTTCCCTGATAACTACGTGGACCGGAGGTTCCTGGAAGAGCTCCGCAAAAACATCTCTGCCCGGAAATACCAATACTGGTCTGTGGTCTTCGAGTCCGGGGTGGTGATACAGCAACTGTGCAGCGTCTGTGTCTTTGTGGTCATCTGGTGGTATATGGATGAGGGTCTGCTAGCACCACAGTGGCTCTTTGGAACTGGGTTGGCTTCCTCCCTGATTGGCTATGTCTTGTTTGACTTCATTGATGGAGGGGCAGGGCGAAAGAAGAGTGGGCGCACACGGTGGGCTGACCTGAAGAGTGCCCTGGTCTTTATCACATTCACTTATGGGTTTTCTCCAGTGTTGAAGACACTGACGGAATCCGTCAGCACTGACACCATCTACGCCATGTCCGTTTTCATGCTTTTGGGTCACCTTATCTTCTTTGACTACGGTGCCAATGCTGCTATTGTGTCTAGCACTCTCTCCCTGAACATGGCCATCTTTGCCTCCGTCTGCCTGGCCTCCCGCCTGCCTCGATCCCTTCATGCCTTCATTATGGTGACGTTCGCCATCCAGATCTTTGCCTTGTGGCCAATGCTACAGAAGAAGCTGAAGGCCTGTACCCCACGCAGCTATGTGGGGGTCACGCTGCTATTTGCTTTCTCTGCCCTGGCTGGTCTATTAACCATTAGTGGTGTGGGGGCCATACTCTTTGCCCTGCTGCTAGtctccatctcttgcctctgtcCTTACTATCTCATACGCTTGCAgcttttcaaagaaaatattcatggacCTTGGGATGAAGCTGAAATCAAGGAAGACCTATCTAGGTTCCTCACCTAG